CCTGGCCGTGGACCAGTTGACCTTCCTGGCCTGGGCGACCGGCCTGGAGTTGTGAGCGGAGGACTGTTCGAGTGCAGGTGCTTGACGTGGACGTGAAGTCGACCCTCGCCGTCGAGTGGTGGATGACCAACGGGCCCAAGATCGCCGAAGGCGCGTTGCGGATCGCGTTGACGTTGATCATCGCGGTGGTGATCCGGTTCCTGCTCCGCCGGCTGATCGACCGGATGACCCGCGGCAGCGGCGACCGGAAGCCGAAGCTGCTCAAGCCGCTGCGGGAGCGCGCTCCCCAGGCGCTGGGCGCGCTGGTCTCCGAGCGGCGCGAGCAGCGGGCCAAGACCATCGGCTCGGTGCTCAAGTCGTTCGTCACGATCATCGTGTTCGGCGTGGCGTTCATCCAGGTGCTCACCGAGCTGGGGATGAACCCCGCGCCGATCCTGACCTCGGCGGGCATCCTCGGCGTCGCCATCGGCTTCGGCGCGCAGAACCTGGTCAAGGACTTCCTGTCCGGCATGTTCATGATGCTGGAGGACCAGTACGGCGTCGGCGACGTGGTCGACCTCGGCCCGGCCACCGGCACGGTCGAGTCGGTGGCGCTGCGGATCACCACGATCCGCGACACCAACGGCACCGTCTGGTACGTCCGCAACGGCGAGATCCTGCGGGTCGGCAACTCCTCGCAGGGCTTCGCGGTGGCCGTGGTCGACCTGCCGCTCGGGTACGGCGCGAACCTGGCGTCGGCCACCGAGGTGCTGGACAAGGCCGTGGTGGACGCCGTGGACGAGGAGACGCTGGCCAAGGACGTCATCGACAAGCCGCAGGTGCTCGGCGTGGAGAAGGTCACGCCGGAGGGCATCACCATGCGGGTCACGGTGAAGGTCCGGCCGGGCCGGCAGTGGGCCGTGCAGCGGGCGCTGCGGGCCAAGCTGATGCCGGCGCTGGACGAGGCCGGGATCTCGCTGAAGTCCTAGCCGGGTGGTGGCCGGCGCTCCCGCCGGCCACCACCGTCAGGCCGCGGCGAGGGTGTCGGCCAGCAGCCGCGCGTCCTTCGAGCGGGCGGCGTCGGCCTCGGCGCGGTCGCGGACGGCCCTGATCCGGTCGGAGGTGCGGGTCGAGCTGATCCGGCCGGCCGGGCTCAGCAGGGTGGCCGCCAGCCGGTTCGCCTCGGCGTGCTCGCCCTGCAGGACGCGGACGCCCACCAGCGAGATGACGTCGAACAGGTTCGACCGCCGGTAGGTCTCGCGGCGCAGGCGAAGGGCCTCGGCGAGGTGCGGTTCCGCCCTGCCCGCCGCTGCCGGGTGGTGCTCGGCGGCGGTCCGGTACGCCAGCGCCGCCATGCCCTCCAGCCCCGCCCGGTCGAAGTAGGACAGCCACGGGGGCGTCGCGCCCGGGTCGGCGCGCGAGAAGTGCTCCTCCGCCGCGCCGACCGCCCGGTCCACCGCCCGGACGTCGCCCAGGGTCGCGTGCGCCCACGACTCGCAGGTCAGGAGCATGGCCGACACCACCGGGTCCAGCCCACCCGAGCCCCGCCCGGCCAGCGCGACCAGGGACAGGGCGTCCCGCGGCCGGCCGACGTGCACCATCTGCCGGGCCATCCGGGACAGCACCTCGACGCCGAGACCGGTGTCACCGGCCCGCTTCGCGCAGTGCAGGGCCAGGGTGAAGTACCGCTGCGCGGTCGCCTGGAGGCCGACGTCGTGCGACATCCACCCGGCCAGCCGGGCCAGGTCGGCGGTCGAGCGGAACAGCCGGCGGGCGATCGCGTCGGGGTAGGCGTGGTC
This genomic window from Saccharothrix sp. HUAS TT1 contains:
- a CDS encoding mechanosensitive ion channel family protein, encoding MTNGPKIAEGALRIALTLIIAVVIRFLLRRLIDRMTRGSGDRKPKLLKPLRERAPQALGALVSERREQRAKTIGSVLKSFVTIIVFGVAFIQVLTELGMNPAPILTSAGILGVAIGFGAQNLVKDFLSGMFMMLEDQYGVGDVVDLGPATGTVESVALRITTIRDTNGTVWYVRNGEILRVGNSSQGFAVAVVDLPLGYGANLASATEVLDKAVVDAVDEETLAKDVIDKPQVLGVEKVTPEGITMRVTVKVRPGRQWAVQRALRAKLMPALDEAGISLKS